From SAR202 cluster bacterium:
GTTCTGAATTTGGATTTTTTAGTAATGATGTATTGATGGAAATTAAATAAAAAAAGAGGCCTGGATTTCCAGGCCTCTTTCATTAACGTCAAATTTATTACAAATTAAGCGTCAGTTCTCCAAACATGTTCTCTCTTAGGCCACATATACTGTTGTCCTAAAGGAACGGTAATGTTCTGGATTTCAGTATAGTATGAGCTTCGTCCATTTTGTACTCCGAGAGGAGCAGATGGCAGGTCAGCGAGAATAATATCTTCCAGTTCAAGTCCTCGAGCTTTTCGAGTTGCAGAATCTGGAGATGCTGCGAGTTCGAGATATTTAGCGTCAACAACTTCACTGCTGTATCCGAGCCAGTTTCTTGAACCACCTGTTAGGAAGTAACTTCCGAACATTTCTTCTGGAGTATTGGTTGTCTGGCAGAAGTAGTATGACCAAATCTCATAGTTCAAGTTTTGAGCTAATGGGAATAACTGAGATGCTTGCATCAAGTCAATAGTAACATCGATACCGATCTTAGCTAATTCACCAGCTACGTATTCACCCTGTCGAGCATATGCTGAAGTATCTCTTACTAACATAGTGAGGGATAATCCATCAGGGAACTCTTGGGCAACAAGTTGCTTAGCTTGTTCTATCTCAGCTGCTTTAGCGTCGCCTTTAGCCCAACCTTCCATCTTTGCAACTTCACTTGGAGGTCGTCCCCAGGTAGTTTCATCAAGATAAACTGTTGGTGTCCATCGGTCTTCACCAAAGTGAACAACTTCAGCATAACCCCAACGGTCGACTGCCAAGTTAACAGCTCTTCTGAGGTTATCGTTGTCAAATGGAGGCTTAGTAGCATTCATATTGACACCTTGTGGTCGACAAGTGGTTGTGAAACCAATCCAGTCGATCTTACCCTCAGCTTTTGCCTTGTTATACAGATCATTATTGTCTGGTGAAGGCATAGTTCGGCTGACTTCAACCTGTCTGGTTAAGAAAGCTGACTGAGCAACTTCAGATGATCGAATCAACTGAATTTCCCATTCATCTAAGTATGGGAGACCAGCTCTGAAGTAGTCAGGATCTTTTTCATAAATCCATGTGGAACCTCTTTCAAAGCTCTTGAGCTTATAAGGTCCTGAACCATAGGATCGTTCGTTTAACATTTCTCTTGTTGTACCGTCAGGCATAATACCTGAGAATCCAATTGCGAGAATATCAATAAGACCAGCGAATGGTTGAACGAGATGGAAACTTACTTGTTGTCCATCTGAACTCATACCCAAGTCATCACGATCAATATCAACGAACTCTTTCATCCAACCTGAACGTGCTGATACCACACCATCAACGAGACCCATGATTTTTTCCATGCTGTACTCAACGTCTTTACCAGTCATTGTAGTACCGTCTCTAGGTCCGGCTATACCGTTAATATTGGAATGATACTTTACATTATCATGTAATGTGAAAGTCCAAGTTTTACCATCATCACTGATGGTCCACTCTTTAGCTGCGTCAGGTGCGATAACACCTGCGTCTGGACTCCATACCAAACTGCTGTACATTTTAGCGTTATGCTGAACGAATACAGAAGATGTGGCGTTATGGACGTCGAAACTGACAGGGTCTCTAGAACCTGTTGAAATTACTCTACCACCTGACTTAGGTTGAACACTAGGCTCAGCGGCAGGAGCAGCTTCTGTGGTTGCTTCTGGTTTAGCAGCTGCGGTTTCAGAACTACTTGCTGTAGAACTAGTTGTACTACTTGCTGTAGAAGTAGTTGAGCTACTTGTAGAAGCGGTGCTGGCGGTGCTTTCAGTAGATGAGGATGTAGAAGTAGTTTCTTCTTCATCGTCACCACCACAAGCTACAGCTACTATCATAGAGATAGCAACAACTGTGCCGAGCAGGAATCTAGGCGTAAGCCAAGACTTATGTGACATACATCACCTCCGTTCCCTATATATATGCCCCAATCTGGGACAATAATAAAAATCTGGGTCTAAAGTGATGTAACAATTACCAATCCAAGATAAACCGTCGCCACTAATAGACTCAGTGAATTCGTAACATAATAGTTAAAGAAATATTAATTGTCAATTAAAAATAAGTACATTTTTAGTAAATATGGGCATGCAATTTATATAATATGGGAATCCATGAATTCTATTAGATGAATTGTTTTCCTTCCTGTGCCGTCTTGGATTTGCTGAGAACACGAAATTCCGGTGGTTACAATGGTTGATTCAGGATTATTTCTAATTGTAGGAAAAAGTCTATGTTCTCCAATTTTCATGGATGTATCATAATGTTCTTTTTCGAATCCAAAAGATCCAGCCATACCGCAGCAGCCCGAATCTAATTCTTGTATTGTTAGTTCTGGGATTAGACGAAGGCAAGATTCTAGGCTTTTTGATCCTACTAGAGCTTTTTGATGACAATGAGTTTGGAAAAAAACTGAAGAAGAGTCAGATTTAAATTCAAGGTTTGTATTATTGAGGTCTAAGGAGGAGAAAAATTCATCAAACAAATAAGTATTATTTGCTACTATTAAAGCCTTTTCATCTGTTATTAATTCAGGGTATTCATCTCTAAGAGTAAGTATGCAACTAGGTTCTATTCCTATTATAGGAATACCTTTTTCAGCAAAAGGTATTAGTTTGTTAATATTTTCTAAGGCCAAATCTTTTGCTTTACCCAATTCTCCTTTTGATACCATTGTTCGCCCGCAACATTCATTTTCTGCAAGAGATACTTTATAACCAGCTTTTTCAAGGATATTAATAGCAGAAATACCTACGTTTACTTGATTGTAGTCAGTAAACGTATCGTGGAAAAATACAATTTCTTTTTGTGAAGTTGAATCTTTGTTTAGTGAGGTATGTTTTTTAAACCATTTCGGAAATGTTATTCTGTTTATTTTGGGCAATGTTCTTCTTCTGTCTATCCCTAGAATTGTATCAGCAAGCCATTTCGTTACGGTCAGAGAGGTAATAAAGTTGTACAAAGGTCTTATTTTTGAATTTATTTTATTTAAAGAATTGACTCTTGAAAATAATTTAGATCTCAGAGGCATTTTATGATTTTTATAATAGTTGTATAAAAACTCGTATTTTATTTTAGCCATATCTACATTAGAAGGACATTCTGCTTTACATCCTTTGCATTCCAAACAAAGATCCATTACGTCATGTAGACCTTTACTAGCAAATGTTTCAGTTGGGATTTTACCTGATAGAACAGATCTTAAAGCATTTGCTCGACCTCTAGTTGAATGTTTTTCTTCTCTTGTTGCCATGTAAGAAGGACACATAGTGCCAGTTAGATGTTTACGGCATTCTCCGACACCATTACACATTTCTACAGCTCTGGAAAATCCTCCATCTTTACTGAAATCTAATAATGTGTCTGGTTCTTTCGATTTATAAGAAGGGCTTAGCCGTAGGTTTTCAGTCATTGGAGGAGTATTAATTATTTTTCCTGGGTTTAATATATTGTCGGGGTCAAATGTAGATTTTACGTCTTTAAAAGCTTGATATAAGGTAGGTCCGAGCATTTTTTCAGTCCATACCCCGCGTACAATGCCATCCCCATGTTCTCCACTGAGTGATCCATTAAATTCAAGTACGAGATCACTTATTTCTTCAGAAATAGTAACTAAATCTTGTAAACCGGATTCAGTTTTTATATTAATCATTGGTCGTATATGCAAACACCCAACACTAGCGTGTCCATAATATCCTGCAGTTGTATTATGACTACGCACAATACTATCGAATCGGCGTACATATTCAGGTAATTTTTCTGGAGATACTGCAGTGTCTTCTACAAAAGGCAAGGGTTTTGAATCACCTTTAACACTCATTAGAAGCCCTAGACCTGCAGCTCTCAAAGCCCATGCTTTTTTTTGTTCAGCAGCAGTTAGAGCTTTTATAGATGCATATGAAAGATTTTTCTGTTGTAATGCTAAATTCATTTTATCAATTTTTGATTCAATTTCTTTCATATCATTGCCAAAAAATTCTACTAGTAAAATTGCTTCTGGATCTCCTTCAACAAAACTTTGTTGGTTTGCAAATCCCAATGATTCTTTACTTCTATCAAGAATCATTTTATCGACTAATTCAATAGCTGATGGCCCGTGTTCAAGTATCATTACAGTTGCTTCCATAGATCTAAACAAATCTGCAAAATGTACTACTGCCAATCCAACATGTGTAGGGATTGGTTCTAATTTGACCTTTGCTGCTGTTATTGTGCCTAAAGTGCCTTCAGATCCAACAATCATCCTAGACATATTTACAGGACCCCCATCATTAAGGAAATCTAGGTTATATCCTGAAACTCTTCTTTGTATTTTGGGATATCGAAAATCGAGCTCTTTTTGATGTTGTTTAGCTAACTTTAGGGTTTCAGAATAAATTCGTTTTTCCAATGAATTGGACTGTGAATCTAAAATATTTTCAAGTTTTGCACCTTCTACATCCTGAAAATGAACTTGTTCAGCATTTGATAAAATTACATCAAGCTCAAGAACTTGATCTGAAGTCTTTCCGTATACCACAGAATGAGCTCCACATGAATTATTCCCTAAAGATCCACCTATAGTTGCTCGACTTTTTGTTGTAGGGTCAGGGGTATAATATAGTCCATAGGGTTTGAGGTGAGCATTGAATTCATCTATAGTAATTCCTGGTTGTACAATTGCCCAGCGTTCTTCAGGATTTACCGTTAGAACCTTATTCATATATTTTGTAAAATCTATAACTATACCGTGGTTTACTGTTTGTCCTGCAAGACTAGTTCCACCTCCACGTGGTAGAAATATAGTTTTACTTTCTGAGCATATGCGAATAATTTCTGCTACATCTTCAGCATTTTTTGGTAGTGCTATACCTAATGGTTCCATTTGATAAATAGAAGCATCAGTACTATACATCCATTTTGAGTATGAGTCAGATTTAACATCACCTAAAATAGATTTTTTGATTTCATTATTAATATCGAGTGATAGATTTATCATACAAATATTTGTTTCACACCAATTAAAAAATCAAAATTATTATAACAGCTTTAAGATGTCATAATATTTTAATTATATCCTAATTCTTTTTATTTATGTTCATATTTTGTTTGACCATTATAGTTAGTAATATTAAACTATCTATAAAGTAGCGTTTATTTATTCAATTTTTTAGGAGAAAAAAGATGGCACACCCTGAACCAGTTACTGATGGTGATTTTAAAGAAAAAGTAATCGACTCAAGTACACCTGTACTTGTCGACTTCTGGGCTGATTGGTGTGGACCATGCAAGATGGTAGCACCAATTGTTGATGAACTTGCAGAAGAATTTGATGGAAAAGTTAAGTTTGCAAAGGTAGATGTTGATACCAATCCGCAAACTTCTCTTAGCTTTGGGATTCGTAGTATACCTTCCTTATTAGTTTTCAAAGATGGAAAGGTTGTTGATCAAGTTGTCGGTGCTGTACCGAAAGCTGTACTTAAGAAGCGTTTAGAAGAAGCTTTATAATCGATAATTCTTACAATTGCCATTTGGGAGTGGATGGGGCCCGGTGGCTTCTGCGGACTTCAACTCCGTTGTCTTGACGGCTTCCCGTTGAGAGGTGGGTTCGACTCCCTCGCACTCCCGCCAATTTGTTCAGGCTCTAGAATTTGGAGAAGAATGAAACCACTAAATGAACTCGGTCAAAAGATAAGTATTATTGGTACTAGTAATAGTGGGAAATCCACTTTAGCACAGTATTTGGCGAAAAAATTAAAAGTTCCATGTTACCATTTGGATCAATTAGCATTTCATCCGAATACTAACTGGGTAAGACGTCCTAGTGAAGAGTTTATACAAGATCATAATAAGCTGTTAAGTGGTGAAAGTTGGATTATAGAAGGTAATTATAGTTCTTGCATGAAAGAAAGATTTGATAAATCAGATTCTGTTATTTGGTTGGATTCTTCAGTTATATCATGTGTTTATCGCTATGTAGCAAGGGCAATTAAAAATGATTCAAGTCGTCCAGGACGTTTGGATGGAGCAACAAAAGAATTCAATTTCGATATGATTACACATATACTTTTTACCTATCCGAAATTAAGAAAAAAGTATTCTGATTTGTTATTATCTGCTAATGTGTCTCCGTTAATTATTAGTTCTATGAAAAAATTGAATAAGTATTACAAAAAATGGGAACTCTGTTAATGAAGAAGACTATATATTATTCTGAACGACAAAGGTTTAATCAATGGTGGGTTTGGGGTAGTGCATTTTTGGGACCAGTTTTGTTATTTTTACCATTGTTAGGATTAATTCTTTCTGGCGCATCTTATATTGTACTGCTATTAATTTTTATTTTGACATTTTGGTTACCTATTTTTCTATACTGTATACATTTAGATACAGAAGTAAATGAATATGGTGTATCCGTTAAATTTAGATTTTTTCATAGAAGTTGGGTTGAGTTTAGATTTCATGAAATTGAATCTGTAGAAGCTTGTACTTATAAACCGATAAAACATTATGGTGGATGGGGTATCCGATATGGACTCAAAGGAAAAGCATACAATGTTAGTGGTAATGAAGGGGTTCTAATTAACTTTAAAGATGGAACAAATATATTGATAGGGTCTTCTAATCATGAAGCCTTACAATTAGCAATACACGAAAGGTTAAATACTAACTTTTAAAATCCCATAAAGGTTTAAATATAAATATACCTACAATAAATAGAGTAAAAGTTATTGTTCCGCCAATTAGTATCGCTATATCAGCACCGTAAAACTGTGCAATACTGCCAGCAATTAGAGCACCTACCGGCATCAAACCGTGGTCTAGCATATAAATACTCATAACTCTGCCTCTCATAGAATTTGGGGTAATAGTCTGAATAATTGTATTGTTCGTTGAATGATAGATCATTTGAAACGCACCTTGAAATATTATTACTATCATTGAAAATATTAATAATTTAGTTTGTGAAAAAACAATTAATGATAATCCAGCCAAAATACCGATAGCAAATAGCATCTTTCCCTTATGCGTGAAATTACCAAGACTAGCTAAAACTAATGTTCCAATAAATGCGCCTAGACCCATGGAAGATAAAATGTATCCCAGTCCATTGGCATCTACCTCTAATATATCCTTGGAGAAAACAGGCATTAGGCTTTGTGTAAATGGCATCATAAAAATTGAGGGAACTAGAGCCAAGAGAACTAAGGCTAGAGTAGTTTTTTCTTTAACAACATATCGTATACCTTCAATTAAATCCTCGGCAAATGAATGATTGGATAATTCTATTATGTTGTTATCGGGTATTTTTATAGGAATAACAATCAAAGTTACGAGAAAAAATGATATAGCTTGAATAAAAAAATTAGTTGCTGGGCCAACAGCTACAATTAATATACCACCAACAGCTGGACCAAGCATTCTCGTTATATTAAACGCAGCAGAGTTAAGCGCAATTGCATTCATAAGATCTTTTTGTGGTACTAAGTTTGGAACTAATGCCTGACGCACTGGATTACCAGATGCCCAACCCGCTCCACTCAGCATTGAAAATACAAATATGTGCCATGTTTGAAGATTGCCAGAATATATGAGTAAGGCAAATGACAGACCCAGAAGAGATAATAAAAGGTGTACAGCTATCAATAACCTTTTTCTGTCCATTCTATCGGTGATAACTCCTGCAATAGGACCCATAAAAAGGAAAGGCAAAGCCCTTATACCAGTTACTGCACCTGTTAAGAAAGCAGAATTAGTGTATTCATAGGCTAACCATCCTAAAGTTACTTGTTGTATCCAATTACCAGCAGATGTGAAAAATGTACTTGTTATAAGGAATCGAAAATCGTGATATTGCAAGGATGTAAAGGTATGAAATTTAAACCTAGACTTTTTATTAAGATTTTCGATTTTATTTAGCGAATTACGACTCAATTTATAGTTACCTTTACGAAATAGTTGCATAATTAAAATAAAATGTAAATCAAATATCTGTTTCAAAAAACATTGTATGAAAAATTTTGCTAATATTTATATAATTTCATTTATTTAAATGCTAGGTAGGTAAATCATGTCTATAAAAGGTAAAACAGCCTTGGTAACAGGTTCTAGTAGGAGCCTAGGAAAATCAATTGCAATAGCATTAGCAAAAAACGGCGCAAATGTTGTTATTAATCATCGCGATAGTGAAAGTGAAGCTATTGAGGTTTCTAAAGAAATTGAAGATCTTGGTGTTAAATCTTTAGTAGTTCAAGCAGAGGTGTCAAATAAAGATGATGTTTTAAAAATGTCAGAATTAGTCCATGAGAAGTTTGGTGGAGTCGATATATTGGTAAACAATGTGGGTACAAGTGCAATGGTGCCATTTTTGGATATGACAGATGAAGATTGGCATCAAATAATAGGTATTAATTTGCATAGTTTTTTTTATTGTACACAAACCTTTATAAGACATATGGTTAAAAACCAATGGGGTAGGATAATTAATATTACTGGACATGCATCATTGAGAGGTAGTCCATTTGCAGCCCATACTGTTGCAGGTAAAGGTGGTGCAGTTGGTTTTACTAGGTCTATAGCAACTGAATTTGCTGATCAAGGAATTACCTGTAATAACGTAGCTCCTGGTCATATGGATACACCGCCAAGACGACCGTACTATACCCAACTTAAGGAAGAAGTAGGACAGGAATGGTACGGAGGATGGATTTCAAAAATTCCTATGAAAAAATTAGGTGATCCTGATGAATTTGGAGCATTATGTGCCTTTTTAGCTTCAGAAGATGCATCGTATATTACTGGTCAAATGTTTCTTGTGAATGGCGGAATAATGTATTCTTAAATTCATTAATTATGGGCATAGCGTTCTTCTAACTCATTAAGCATATCTATTCCAGTAAGACTATTAATTTCTTCAAACGATGATACTAAATCTGGTCGTTCGATAAGAGATTTTGTTTGTATAGATTCTTTTAAGATACCCAAAGCTGTTTTCATACCAGTAAGTGCTGCGCCTGTAAGTAGCCTTGGATAAATTACTGCGGATATTCCTATGTTCTCTAATTCTTGGGCTGAAATTAAAGGAGTTGTAGACCTTGATCTAATGCCAAATCCCATATTAATTGCTAATGGTTTAGATATATTATTCACAACTTTCTCCATATCTTTCAAAGATAATAGAGCATCTGCAAATAAGAGATCAGATCCAACACTTTCAAATGCTTTTAGACGATTGATAACCTCATCGATACCGTCAGTTGCGAAAGAATCTGTACGTGACATGATAACGAAATTGGGGTCTTCACGCGCTTCAACTGCAGAACGAATCTTTTGGGTAGCTTCTTCTCTACTTATAACGTTTTTACCCTTCATATGTCCACACCTCTTGGGCCATACTTGATCTTCAATCATAATTCCTGATACACCTGATTGTTCAAATTGTTTGACCGTAAAGTGAACATTAACTGCATTACCGTAACCAGTATCAGCATCAGCTTGTAAAGGAATAGTTGTACAATTTACCATTGCTCTTGACCGAGAAAGGTTTTCTTCAAGTCCCATTACCCCGACATCAGACATTCCGAGTGCACTTTCACTTAAACCTGCTCCTGAAATAAATCCAGATTCAAATCCCAGATGTTCTACTAATCTAGCACTGAATCCATCATAAACTCCAGGACCAATAAGTATATCTTTCGATTCAAGTAATTTCTTATATTGTTTTCTTTTCGTGGTAGCTGCAGAGTCCATAAGTATTTCCTTTATATTTAATTTTCGTAACTTTTAGCCACTCCTAGTGGAGCTTTGCCCTCATGGACACTTTTTATATTACTGTAAGCAAACTCAGCTCTTCTAAACCATGTATCCCATGTAGTTCCTGCACTATGAGGAGTAACTATTGTGTTGTCTAATTGCAGTAAAGGATTATCTTTTTCTACAGGTTCAGTGTTCATTACATCTAACCCTGCTCCAGCAATGGTATTATTTTGTAATGCTTTGATGAGGTCAGGTTCATTTACAACTGGTCCACGACTAGTATTTATCAAAATTGCAGAACTTTTCATTAATGATAATTGCTGAGTATTTATTATTCCTTTAGTTTCGTTCGTTAAAGGTGTATGTAGTGAAATTATATCGGATGTTTTAAATAATTCTTCAAGTTCTACGTAAGATAAATTTAGATTTTCCTCCTCTTTTTCAGACAAACGATATTTATCATGATATTGAACAATGCAATCAAATCCTTGAACACGTTTAGCAACTTTTTTCCCTATATTTCCAATACCGAAAATTCCTACTTTTTTATTTGCCATTTCATAGGTATTAAAACCATCAACAACACCTCTCCAATTACCTTCTCGTACACCTTTATCACTTAAAGTAAGTTTTTTATATAGAGCCAACATAAGTAACACTGCATGATCTGCGACTGCCCAAGAATTTGCTCCACCGTTATTTGCACAGGAAATATTCAATTCTGCTAATAATTCAAAATTCATGCGATCGTACCCAGCACTCAAAAGTTGTATAAGTTTGAGGTTTTTTGCAGATTTAATCAGAGA
This genomic window contains:
- the trxA gene encoding thioredoxin gives rise to the protein MAHPEPVTDGDFKEKVIDSSTPVLVDFWADWCGPCKMVAPIVDELAEEFDGKVKFAKVDVDTNPQTSLSFGIRSIPSLLVFKDGKVVDQVVGAVPKAVLKKRLEEAL
- a CDS encoding 3-oxoacyl-ACP reductase FabG — translated: MSIKGKTALVTGSSRSLGKSIAIALAKNGANVVINHRDSESEAIEVSKEIEDLGVKSLVVQAEVSNKDDVLKMSELVHEKFGGVDILVNNVGTSAMVPFLDMTDEDWHQIIGINLHSFFYCTQTFIRHMVKNQWGRIINITGHASLRGSPFAAHTVAGKGGAVGFTRSIATEFADQGITCNNVAPGHMDTPPRRPYYTQLKEEVGQEWYGGWISKIPMKKLGDPDEFGALCAFLASEDASYITGQMFLVNGGIMYS
- a CDS encoding lactate dehydrogenase — encoded protein: MSKIKIVFITNLPKHLAEVIATYTPEGFETTIINEGIDSENTHKIVEDTEFIIGYGIALPDSLIKSAKNLKLIQLLSAGYDRMNFELLAELNISCANNGGANSWAVADHAVLLMLALYKKLTLSDKGVREGNWRGVVDGFNTYEMANKKVGIFGIGNIGKKVAKRVQGFDCIVQYHDKYRLSEKEEENLNLSYVELEELFKTSDIISLHTPLTNETKGIINTQQLSLMKSSAILINTSRGPVVNEPDLIKALQNNTIAGAGLDVMNTEPVEKDNPLLQLDNTIVTPHSAGTTWDTWFRRAEFAYSNIKSVHEGKAPLGVAKSYEN
- a CDS encoding MFS transporter, whose translation is MQLFRKGNYKLSRNSLNKIENLNKKSRFKFHTFTSLQYHDFRFLITSTFFTSAGNWIQQVTLGWLAYEYTNSAFLTGAVTGIRALPFLFMGPIAGVITDRMDRKRLLIAVHLLLSLLGLSFALLIYSGNLQTWHIFVFSMLSGAGWASGNPVRQALVPNLVPQKDLMNAIALNSAAFNITRMLGPAVGGILIVAVGPATNFFIQAISFFLVTLIVIPIKIPDNNIIELSNHSFAEDLIEGIRYVVKEKTTLALVLLALVPSIFMMPFTQSLMPVFSKDILEVDANGLGYILSSMGLGAFIGTLVLASLGNFTHKGKMLFAIGILAGLSLIVFSQTKLLIFSMIVIIFQGAFQMIYHSTNNTIIQTITPNSMRGRVMSIYMLDHGLMPVGALIAGSIAQFYGADIAILIGGTITFTLFIVGIFIFKPLWDFKS
- a CDS encoding isocitrate lyase/PEP mutase family protein, producing the protein MDSAATTKRKQYKKLLESKDILIGPGVYDGFSARLVEHLGFESGFISGAGLSESALGMSDVGVMGLEENLSRSRAMVNCTTIPLQADADTGYGNAVNVHFTVKQFEQSGVSGIMIEDQVWPKRCGHMKGKNVISREEATQKIRSAVEAREDPNFVIMSRTDSFATDGIDEVINRLKAFESVGSDLLFADALLSLKDMEKVVNNISKPLAINMGFGIRSRSTTPLISAQELENIGISAVIYPRLLTGAALTGMKTALGILKESIQTKSLIERPDLVSSFEEINSLTGIDMLNELEERYAHN
- a CDS encoding adenylate kinase, with the translated sequence MKPLNELGQKISIIGTSNSGKSTLAQYLAKKLKVPCYHLDQLAFHPNTNWVRRPSEEFIQDHNKLLSGESWIIEGNYSSCMKERFDKSDSVIWLDSSVISCVYRYVARAIKNDSSRPGRLDGATKEFNFDMITHILFTYPKLRKKYSDLLLSANVSPLIISSMKKLNKYYKKWELC
- a CDS encoding ABC transporter substrate-binding protein; this encodes MSHKSWLTPRFLLGTVVAISMIVAVACGGDDEEETTSTSSSTESTASTASTSSSTTSTASSTTSSTASSSETAAAKPEATTEAAPAAEPSVQPKSGGRVISTGSRDPVSFDVHNATSSVFVQHNAKMYSSLVWSPDAGVIAPDAAKEWTISDDGKTWTFTLHDNVKYHSNINGIAGPRDGTTMTGKDVEYSMEKIMGLVDGVVSARSGWMKEFVDIDRDDLGMSSDGQQVSFHLVQPFAGLIDILAIGFSGIMPDGTTREMLNERSYGSGPYKLKSFERGSTWIYEKDPDYFRAGLPYLDEWEIQLIRSSEVAQSAFLTRQVEVSRTMPSPDNNDLYNKAKAEGKIDWIGFTTTCRPQGVNMNATKPPFDNDNLRRAVNLAVDRWGYAEVVHFGEDRWTPTVYLDETTWGRPPSEVAKMEGWAKGDAKAAEIEQAKQLVAQEFPDGLSLTMLVRDTSAYARQGEYVAGELAKIGIDVTIDLMQASQLFPLAQNLNYEIWSYYFCQTTNTPEEMFGSYFLTGGSRNWLGYSSEVVDAKYLELAASPDSATRKARGLELEDIILADLPSAPLGVQNGRSSYYTEIQNITVPLGQQYMWPKREHVWRTDA
- a CDS encoding FAD-binding protein, whose amino-acid sequence is MINLSLDINNEIKKSILGDVKSDSYSKWMYSTDASIYQMEPLGIALPKNAEDVAEIIRICSESKTIFLPRGGGTSLAGQTVNHGIVIDFTKYMNKVLTVNPEERWAIVQPGITIDEFNAHLKPYGLYYTPDPTTKSRATIGGSLGNNSCGAHSVVYGKTSDQVLELDVILSNAEQVHFQDVEGAKLENILDSQSNSLEKRIYSETLKLAKQHQKELDFRYPKIQRRVSGYNLDFLNDGGPVNMSRMIVGSEGTLGTITAAKVKLEPIPTHVGLAVVHFADLFRSMEATVMILEHGPSAIELVDKMILDRSKESLGFANQQSFVEGDPEAILLVEFFGNDMKEIESKIDKMNLALQQKNLSYASIKALTAAEQKKAWALRAAGLGLLMSVKGDSKPLPFVEDTAVSPEKLPEYVRRFDSIVRSHNTTAGYYGHASVGCLHIRPMINIKTESGLQDLVTISEEISDLVLEFNGSLSGEHGDGIVRGVWTEKMLGPTLYQAFKDVKSTFDPDNILNPGKIINTPPMTENLRLSPSYKSKEPDTLLDFSKDGGFSRAVEMCNGVGECRKHLTGTMCPSYMATREEKHSTRGRANALRSVLSGKIPTETFASKGLHDVMDLCLECKGCKAECPSNVDMAKIKYEFLYNYYKNHKMPLRSKLFSRVNSLNKINSKIRPLYNFITSLTVTKWLADTILGIDRRRTLPKINRITFPKWFKKHTSLNKDSTSQKEIVFFHDTFTDYNQVNVGISAINILEKAGYKVSLAENECCGRTMVSKGELGKAKDLALENINKLIPFAEKGIPIIGIEPSCILTLRDEYPELITDEKALIVANNTYLFDEFFSSLDLNNTNLEFKSDSSSVFFQTHCHQKALVGSKSLESCLRLIPELTIQELDSGCCGMAGSFGFEKEHYDTSMKIGEHRLFPTIRNNPESTIVTTGISCSQQIQDGTGRKTIHLIEFMDSHII